One window of Verrucomicrobiota bacterium genomic DNA carries:
- a CDS encoding glycosyltransferase family 9 protein yields MNLPADARVLVLKPSSLGDIVHTLPVVHAIKKAHPGWRLHWVVNPEWAPLLEGNADLAGRIRFPRRSLRGLALPFRFHAWAKTLPAKGPWDLALDFQGLLRSGLMACYSRAPHRLGLRDSREGARFFQTALAETAGLRHAIDRYFALAKLVGVARPDRLVTPLPEAAPPAMADLSQAVVLHPWSRGEGKSLTHGEIERIASEFYPRRVVLVGRPDKKRQVLGGKLRNLADQTSLPQLVQLMRQAAFVISVDSGPLHLANAVTHRLLGIHFWSDPRQVGPYRPEAFVWKDGQIRSVAHYQPAEKSDPTLRPDIVKLTTFVEGQIQQAAS; encoded by the coding sequence GTGAACCTCCCGGCCGACGCCCGCGTCCTTGTGCTCAAGCCCAGCTCCTTGGGCGATATCGTGCACACCCTCCCCGTGGTCCACGCCATCAAAAAGGCCCATCCCGGCTGGCGCCTGCACTGGGTCGTCAATCCCGAGTGGGCTCCTCTCCTGGAGGGCAATGCCGATCTCGCAGGGCGGATCCGCTTTCCCCGCCGCTCCCTCCGCGGGCTGGCCCTGCCCTTCCGCTTTCATGCTTGGGCCAAAACCCTCCCGGCCAAAGGGCCCTGGGACCTGGCGCTCGACTTTCAGGGCCTTCTCCGCTCTGGCTTGATGGCCTGCTACTCCCGCGCCCCTCACCGGCTGGGCTTGCGTGATTCCCGGGAAGGGGCGCGCTTCTTTCAGACCGCCCTGGCCGAGACCGCGGGCCTCCGCCATGCCATCGACCGCTACTTCGCCCTCGCGAAACTGGTCGGCGTAGCCCGCCCTGACCGCCTCGTCACCCCCCTACCAGAAGCGGCCCCGCCCGCGATGGCCGACTTGTCGCAAGCGGTCGTCTTGCATCCTTGGTCACGGGGCGAGGGCAAGTCCCTCACCCATGGCGAAATCGAACGCATCGCCTCCGAGTTCTATCCCCGGCGGGTTGTCCTGGTAGGCCGACCAGACAAAAAGCGCCAAGTCCTCGGTGGCAAGCTGCGCAATCTGGCCGACCAAACCAGCCTCCCGCAACTGGTGCAGCTCATGCGCCAGGCCGCCTTCGTCATCAGCGTGGACAGCGGTCCACTCCACTTGGCGAACGCCGTCACCCATCGCCTGCTGGGCATCCACTTTTGGAGCGATCCACGCCAAGTCGGGCCCTACCGCCCCGAGGCCTTTGTCTGGAAGGACGGCCAGATCCGCTCGGTCGCGCACTACCAACCAGCCGAAAAAAGCGATCCCACTCTCCGGCCCGACATTGTCAAACTGACCACCTTCGTGGAAGGTCAAATCCAGCAAGCGGCTTCTTAA
- a CDS encoding OprD family outer membrane porin translates to MPFRLPFLRSFFRVFLGSAFLAGPALSAAGLPEYLLAEEPLTDELEAKPSPLGLLGAAPEDLSVFPGLAIEEPARPTGEPFFDDTSFFWRPRFYYRHLDQGDGSQSETAALGGALGLQTGYFRNFLRIGLTGFHSHKLYGPEGRDGAGLLGPGQEDYAVLGEAYAELKVSRTSLFSGLNLFNLPYLNANDSRMTPNTFEAYMLRSNEWDHLELGAGHLRRIRFRNSNDYENLARRAGAAQDSPGLSLVGARFALEDRFSIGFIEEIAWDLFHTFYFETTADFSLPEDRRLQLGLQFSDQRDIGQALVGEFSVQHFGAQSSLDLGPLVLSCALSYTSRGPLQKPFGGSPGFTSLMISDFDRPEELALRAGALLNLESLGLKGLTTSLSLGHGTPLGNGTDPLPDQSEFNLTLDYRPPAPGWENVWLRLRYGENERDTRISDFRIIANYSVSF, encoded by the coding sequence ATGCCCTTCCGTCTCCCCTTCTTGCGCTCCTTTTTTCGAGTGTTCTTGGGGAGCGCCTTTCTGGCCGGGCCCGCGCTCTCGGCGGCCGGCCTGCCGGAGTATCTCCTGGCGGAAGAGCCGCTCACTGACGAGCTGGAGGCCAAGCCCTCTCCGCTGGGGCTCCTGGGGGCGGCGCCGGAAGATCTCTCCGTCTTTCCCGGGCTCGCGATCGAGGAGCCGGCTCGGCCCACCGGAGAGCCCTTCTTCGACGACACCTCCTTTTTCTGGCGACCTCGTTTTTACTATCGCCACCTCGACCAGGGCGATGGCAGCCAATCGGAAACGGCCGCCCTCGGCGGGGCACTCGGCTTGCAAACAGGCTACTTTCGAAACTTCCTGCGAATCGGCCTGACCGGCTTTCACTCCCACAAACTCTATGGGCCGGAAGGACGGGATGGCGCGGGACTCCTCGGGCCCGGTCAGGAGGACTACGCCGTCTTGGGAGAGGCCTACGCCGAACTCAAGGTGAGCCGCACCTCTCTCTTCTCCGGCCTCAATCTCTTCAACCTTCCCTACCTCAACGCCAATGACAGCCGCATGACGCCCAACACCTTCGAAGCCTACATGCTACGCTCGAACGAGTGGGACCACCTGGAGCTGGGGGCCGGGCACCTTCGCCGGATCCGCTTTCGCAATAGCAACGACTATGAGAACCTGGCCCGCCGGGCAGGCGCCGCCCAAGACTCGCCCGGGCTCTCCCTGGTAGGGGCCCGCTTCGCCTTGGAAGACCGCTTCAGCATCGGCTTCATCGAGGAAATCGCCTGGGACCTTTTCCACACCTTTTACTTTGAAACGACGGCCGACTTCTCCCTCCCCGAGGATCGTCGCCTGCAACTGGGCCTTCAGTTCAGCGACCAGCGGGACATCGGGCAAGCGCTGGTGGGGGAATTCTCCGTCCAGCACTTCGGAGCCCAAAGCAGCCTCGATCTTGGTCCCCTCGTCCTCTCTTGCGCGCTCTCCTACACCAGCCGGGGCCCCCTCCAAAAGCCCTTCGGCGGTTCGCCGGGCTTCACCTCGCTCATGATCTCGGATTTTGACCGACCCGAAGAACTCGCCCTGCGGGCCGGGGCGCTCCTCAATCTGGAAAGTCTTGGTCTCAAGGGCCTGACCACCTCCCTCAGCCTCGGGCACGGCACCCCACTGGGAAACGGAACCGACCCCCTCCCCGACCAAAGCGAGTTCAACCTCACTCTCGACTACCGACCCCCCGCCCCGGGCTGGGAAAACGTCTGGCTGCGCCTGCGCTATGGCGAAAATGAGCGCGACACCCGGATCAGCGATTTCCGAATCATCGCCAACTACTCCGTGAGCTTTTGA
- a CDS encoding TonB-dependent receptor gives MLLLSLGASGPLAWAEPSEMGELVVVGSRTEELTSDLPGSATAITSAEIKAQGAVDLIDVLQREPGVSIPFDFAGVDSAIPFLEGGSNSINIRGLEGSRVNLNIDGIRQPPDFNSITGGFGGLGGPGRVYFDPAVLSQVEIYKSASSVLWGSDALAGTVSARTEGPRSLLGPSLEGRTITLDSTYASKNESLNERIAAAWGDGSQAFSVVYSYRTGQELENNSDIAPNPLEFDSHALVLKGYAKNGPLTVEPTVEFFRVHSFTDLISNEEPEAAGIFNTGNDPSAFLQTQTSVANSDLKSVRQRFRASVDLTFEPENSFPLFDQLALKAYLQRSRVSSFNRQLLEIREFVNPETEAALRSINPVFFSDAFFASQESLEVRDRINDVIHETDIAGIDLQAKKEFTTGQVFHQIQYGYEFSRSTLSSTILRTDFPAEPDNRLNMAPSEVWRNGVFARYELAFGPEQRFVLTPAIRVDDYRVYPENSEDFLSRTSYPVFDIFGRRIGVEEVSAANYQNTALSPSLSLLVNLTDHWAVYGTTSRGVRNPTAEELSSVFQHGDDFLVFPNPELEEERSFSNEVGAKYNDGYFSFETAAYWNFFDDFLESNVPTGEVDSFGREILTIENRDEVEIYGFEVKASWDVSQQYLGQPGFSLGGAADWARGRQTDPDLGTAPLNTIDPWKLSAWLGYDHPSGKWGLTLLSTYFAGKEPEDIAGDFVTPTSSYLLVDLNGYVHLTKHVTLRGGIHNLLDEEYVLWSRSRRGSGHNGGALTGRDTQPGINTFVSLELVW, from the coding sequence ATGCTGCTGCTCTCGCTGGGGGCGTCTGGACCTTTGGCTTGGGCGGAGCCGAGCGAAATGGGCGAATTGGTCGTGGTGGGCTCCCGGACCGAAGAGCTGACGAGCGACCTACCGGGCAGCGCCACCGCCATCACCTCCGCTGAGATCAAGGCCCAGGGAGCGGTCGACCTGATCGACGTCCTCCAAAGGGAACCGGGCGTCTCCATCCCCTTCGACTTCGCCGGCGTGGACTCCGCCATCCCCTTCCTCGAAGGCGGCTCCAACAGCATCAACATCCGCGGTCTCGAGGGCAGCCGGGTCAACTTGAACATCGACGGCATCCGGCAGCCGCCCGACTTCAACTCCATCACCGGGGGATTCGGAGGCCTGGGCGGCCCCGGACGGGTCTATTTCGATCCGGCCGTTCTCTCCCAGGTGGAAATCTACAAATCGGCTTCCTCCGTGCTTTGGGGCTCGGATGCCCTGGCCGGGACCGTCTCGGCGCGAACCGAGGGACCGCGTTCCCTCTTGGGTCCCAGCCTTGAAGGCCGGACCATCACCCTGGACTCGACCTATGCCTCCAAAAACGAAAGCCTAAACGAGCGGATCGCCGCGGCTTGGGGGGATGGGTCGCAGGCCTTCAGCGTCGTCTACAGCTACCGGACCGGCCAGGAATTGGAAAACAACAGCGACATCGCTCCCAACCCCCTTGAGTTCGATAGCCACGCCCTGGTGCTCAAAGGCTACGCCAAAAACGGACCCCTGACCGTCGAGCCGACCGTGGAATTCTTTCGGGTGCACTCCTTCACCGACCTCATCAGCAATGAAGAACCGGAAGCAGCCGGGATCTTCAACACTGGCAACGACCCCTCCGCCTTCCTGCAAACCCAGACCAGCGTGGCCAATAGCGATCTCAAGTCCGTGCGCCAACGCTTTCGCGCCAGCGTCGACCTCACCTTCGAGCCGGAGAATTCTTTCCCACTCTTTGACCAACTGGCCCTCAAAGCCTACCTCCAGCGTTCCCGCGTCTCCAGCTTCAATCGGCAACTCCTCGAGATCCGGGAATTCGTCAATCCCGAGACCGAGGCCGCCCTCCGCAGCATCAATCCGGTCTTCTTCTCAGATGCCTTCTTCGCCTCCCAGGAAAGCTTGGAAGTTCGCGACCGGATCAATGACGTCATCCACGAGACGGACATCGCGGGAATCGATCTCCAGGCCAAAAAAGAATTCACCACTGGCCAGGTCTTTCACCAGATCCAGTATGGCTACGAGTTCTCCCGGAGCACGCTCAGCAGCACCATTCTTCGGACGGATTTTCCGGCGGAGCCAGACAATCGACTCAACATGGCGCCCTCCGAAGTCTGGCGAAACGGGGTCTTCGCCCGCTATGAATTGGCCTTCGGCCCCGAGCAGCGCTTCGTTCTCACGCCCGCCATTCGGGTGGATGATTACCGGGTCTATCCCGAAAACTCAGAGGACTTTCTCTCCCGCACCTCTTACCCGGTTTTCGATATTTTCGGTCGGCGGATTGGAGTGGAAGAGGTCAGCGCCGCCAACTACCAAAACACCGCCCTCTCCCCCAGCCTCTCCTTGCTCGTGAACCTAACCGATCACTGGGCCGTCTACGGCACCACCAGTCGGGGCGTGCGCAACCCGACCGCCGAGGAGTTGAGTTCCGTCTTCCAACACGGGGACGATTTCCTCGTCTTCCCCAACCCCGAGCTGGAGGAAGAACGCTCCTTCAGCAACGAAGTGGGAGCGAAGTACAATGACGGCTATTTCTCCTTCGAAACCGCCGCCTACTGGAACTTCTTCGACGACTTTTTGGAATCCAACGTGCCGACCGGGGAAGTGGACAGCTTTGGGAGAGAAATCCTGACCATTGAAAACCGGGACGAAGTCGAAATCTATGGTTTCGAAGTCAAGGCCTCCTGGGACGTCAGCCAACAATACCTCGGCCAGCCAGGCTTCAGCCTGGGCGGGGCAGCGGACTGGGCGCGCGGCCGACAGACCGATCCCGACTTGGGAACCGCCCCTCTCAACACCATCGATCCCTGGAAACTCTCCGCCTGGCTCGGCTACGATCATCCCTCGGGAAAATGGGGGCTGACCCTCCTCTCCACCTACTTCGCCGGGAAAGAGCCCGAGGACATCGCCGGGGACTTTGTCACGCCCACCTCCAGTTACTTGCTGGTCGATTTGAATGGCTATGTCCACCTCACGAAACACGTCACCCTGCGGGGCGGCATTCACAATCTGCTCGATGAAGAGTATGTCCTCTGGTCCCGCTCTCGCCGGGGCAGCGGCCACAACGGCGGCGCCTTGACCGGTCGGGACACCCAACCTGGCATCAACACCTTTGTCTCCCTCGAACTCGTCTGGTGA
- a CDS encoding ABC transporter permease, with amino-acid sequence MSSFRRIYVLAASTFTQLVRMKVFYFPALFALLIFVLSMVLLRFPRPEEQLKQLVDVSLGSLFLFGSIFGIVATSLLLPKDIEDRTLYTILSKPVRRIEYLLGKLLGVLGLVGVTMLLMNLVFSGVLYFRQEALVAEELRFLSPTGEVSEAVRAQEIRSYGLTWNLQKGVFITFLKSSVAAAIALLVSTIASSTLFTILVSTTIFFIGHVQKIARDFWLAGQGDAFLPKAGAALVSLLFPDFQLYNAIDGVAAGDLISNGAVGYLLGVTSLYLAVYTCIAWFAFVDKEL; translated from the coding sequence ATGTCCTCCTTCCGCCGAATCTACGTCCTGGCTGCCAGCACCTTCACCCAACTGGTCAGGATGAAGGTTTTCTACTTCCCCGCCCTCTTCGCGCTTCTCATCTTCGTGCTCTCCATGGTCTTGCTGCGCTTCCCGCGGCCGGAGGAGCAATTGAAGCAACTGGTGGATGTCTCCCTGGGCTCTCTCTTTCTTTTTGGCTCGATCTTCGGGATCGTGGCGACCTCTCTCCTGCTGCCCAAAGACATCGAAGACCGCACCCTCTACACCATCTTGAGCAAACCGGTCCGGCGGATCGAATACCTCCTCGGCAAACTCCTCGGCGTCCTCGGACTGGTCGGCGTCACCATGCTGCTCATGAACCTGGTGTTCTCCGGCGTGCTCTACTTCCGGCAAGAAGCCCTCGTGGCCGAAGAACTGCGTTTTCTCTCTCCCACCGGAGAAGTCAGCGAAGCGGTCCGGGCCCAGGAAATCCGTTCTTACGGTCTGACCTGGAACTTGCAGAAGGGCGTCTTCATCACGTTTTTGAAATCATCCGTGGCGGCTGCCATCGCACTGCTGGTCTCGACCATCGCCTCCTCCACCCTCTTCACCATCTTGGTCTCCACCACCATCTTCTTCATCGGCCACGTCCAAAAAATCGCGCGCGATTTCTGGCTCGCGGGACAGGGGGACGCCTTCTTGCCGAAGGCCGGGGCCGCCCTCGTATCCCTTCTCTTCCCGGACTTCCAGCTCTACAACGCCATCGATGGGGTGGCCGCCGGAGACCTCATTAGCAATGGAGCCGTCGGCTACCTCCTAGGGGTCACCTCGCTCTACCTGGCGGTCTACACCTGCATCGCTTGGTTCGCCTTTGTCGACAAAGAACTATGA
- a CDS encoding arylsulfatase codes for MVKQLFPLVLLGLLAGLDPAHSKLPHVVLIVADDFGVGSVNAYGAPKELVRTPHLDRLAEKGMRFTNANTPGAICSPTRYALLTGRYAWRGPLPFGVVNLMEPLVVETDRPTLPKYMQKLGYQTAQIGKWHLGYGDAKRTDFTQPLAPGANEVGFDYHFGLPNNLDDAVGVWIENDGVYGLRSTKLSPYSKSFYGRPYLGLDAPQRVREEASQELISRAIDWIQRSARGQPEKPLFLYFATAAVHHPIEPSERMRGASGCGAYGDFIQDLDASVGRIVEALEYEGLMDDTLLVFTADNGADVPRNDKTRPENQAVQAGLAPNGVHRGDKHTIYEGGVRVPLLVRWDGQVAAGSVSDRMVNIVDLFATLVECVSGRTPLADHAPDSISFASTLAGQDQEPRPAMVSSNAAGLHALRLGPWKYIDDEFPEGTPEALQKSNRSQAERALFHLENDPSEGDNVIAEHPEIAERMEAMLQELREEPTRRP; via the coding sequence ATGGTGAAACAGCTCTTCCCCCTTGTCTTGCTCGGCCTGCTTGCGGGCTTGGACCCTGCCCACAGCAAGCTGCCCCATGTGGTGCTGATCGTGGCGGATGACTTCGGAGTGGGGAGCGTGAATGCCTATGGCGCGCCCAAGGAGCTGGTGCGGACGCCGCACTTGGACCGCTTGGCCGAAAAGGGGATGCGTTTTACCAATGCCAATACGCCTGGGGCCATTTGCTCTCCCACGCGTTACGCGCTCCTGACCGGTCGCTACGCCTGGCGGGGCCCGCTGCCCTTTGGTGTGGTCAATCTGATGGAGCCGTTGGTGGTGGAGACCGATCGACCGACGCTTCCGAAATACATGCAGAAACTGGGCTACCAAACGGCCCAGATTGGGAAGTGGCACTTGGGCTATGGCGATGCCAAACGGACCGATTTCACGCAACCGCTCGCGCCCGGGGCGAACGAGGTCGGCTTCGATTACCACTTTGGTCTGCCGAATAATCTCGATGACGCGGTCGGGGTCTGGATCGAGAACGACGGGGTCTACGGCCTGCGTTCGACCAAGCTCAGTCCCTACTCCAAGAGTTTTTACGGCCGTCCCTATCTCGGGTTGGATGCACCTCAGCGCGTGCGGGAGGAGGCTTCCCAGGAGCTGATTTCGCGAGCCATCGATTGGATCCAGCGAAGTGCCCGGGGCCAGCCGGAGAAGCCCCTCTTTCTCTACTTCGCGACCGCAGCGGTGCACCATCCCATCGAGCCTTCCGAGCGCATGCGCGGGGCGAGCGGCTGTGGCGCTTACGGCGATTTCATCCAGGACTTGGATGCTTCGGTCGGTCGGATCGTGGAGGCCTTGGAATACGAAGGTCTCATGGACGATACGCTGCTCGTCTTCACAGCCGACAATGGGGCGGACGTGCCGCGCAATGACAAGACGCGTCCCGAGAACCAAGCGGTCCAGGCCGGGCTCGCGCCCAATGGGGTCCACCGCGGGGACAAGCACACCATTTACGAAGGAGGGGTGCGCGTGCCGCTCTTGGTGCGCTGGGATGGCCAGGTGGCAGCCGGTTCGGTGAGCGACCGGATGGTCAACATCGTGGATCTTTTCGCCACGCTGGTGGAGTGCGTGAGTGGGAGAACGCCCCTGGCGGACCATGCCCCGGACAGCATCAGTTTTGCCTCGACGCTGGCAGGCCAAGACCAAGAACCGCGGCCCGCGATGGTTTCCAGCAACGCGGCTGGGCTCCACGCCCTCCGCCTCGGGCCCTGGAAATACATCGATGATGAGTTCCCCGAGGGCACTCCGGAGGCGCTTCAAAAGAGCAATCGCTCCCAGGCGGAGCGCGCGCTCTTTCACCTCGAAAACGATCCTTCAGAGGGTGACAATGTCATCGCCGAGCATCCCGAGATCGCTGAGCGGATGGAGGCGATGTTGCAGGAGCTGCGCGAGGAGCCGACCCGGCGACCCTGA
- a CDS encoding ABC transporter ATP-binding protein: MSIQLQQVSKFFKVPFRKERVQALQNVSLEVSEGEVYGLIGPNGSGKSTTMKIILGLIKPSLGSCTLFGQDSQEVSSKQDLGFLPENPYFYKHLTGAETLRFHGKLCGLSGRKLEERIEELLVLVGMERGRDRRLAGYSKGMLQRIGLAQALVHRPRVLLLDEPTAGVDPSGSRIIRDLILDLKKTGITILLSSHLLEQVQEVCDRVGIIFQGQLVKEGPLEELIAIETQSEVILEHASPALLSQIADLVQQDGQAQLLRSGHPKTTLERLFLKETTPASSVALAERPALPSED; encoded by the coding sequence ATGTCGATCCAACTCCAGCAGGTCAGCAAGTTCTTCAAAGTGCCTTTTCGCAAAGAACGGGTCCAGGCACTCCAGAACGTCAGCCTGGAGGTCTCCGAAGGGGAGGTCTACGGACTCATCGGCCCGAATGGCTCCGGCAAGTCCACCACCATGAAAATCATCCTCGGCCTGATCAAGCCGAGCCTGGGGAGCTGCACCCTCTTCGGACAAGACAGCCAAGAAGTTTCCAGCAAACAAGACCTCGGCTTCCTCCCTGAAAATCCCTACTTCTACAAGCACCTCACGGGCGCGGAAACCCTCCGCTTTCATGGGAAGCTTTGCGGACTCTCCGGCCGAAAGTTAGAAGAACGCATTGAGGAACTTCTGGTCTTGGTCGGGATGGAGCGCGGTCGCGATCGCCGCCTGGCCGGCTACTCCAAAGGGATGCTTCAGCGGATCGGGCTGGCGCAGGCCCTCGTGCATCGGCCCCGGGTGCTCCTGCTGGATGAGCCGACCGCTGGGGTCGATCCCAGCGGAAGCCGCATCATTCGCGACCTCATTCTCGACCTCAAAAAAACGGGCATCACCATCCTCCTCAGTTCCCACCTCTTGGAGCAAGTCCAGGAAGTCTGCGACCGGGTGGGCATCATCTTCCAGGGCCAGCTCGTGAAAGAAGGGCCGCTGGAAGAACTCATCGCCATTGAAACGCAGAGCGAGGTCATCCTGGAGCACGCCAGCCCCGCCCTGCTCTCGCAGATCGCGGACCTCGTCCAGCAGGATGGCCAAGCCCAGCTTCTGCGCAGTGGTCACCCCAAGACCACCCTCGAACGCCTCTTTCTCAAAGAAACCACCCCGGCCTCCTCCGTCGCCTTGGCTGAGCGCCCCGCGCTGCCTTCCGAAGACTGA
- a CDS encoding metallophosphoesterase family protein — protein MRYAIFGDIHANLEALEVVLADARAHGVAEFVCLGDVVGYNANPRECLQLVRDLGCPVVKGNHDEEACNERQIDGLNPYAEEALNWTRNQLSADDKGWLSQLRLVRQIRDFTAVHATLDSPGAWGYVMNRFDAMASFAYQFTPVCFCGHSHVAGVFVKADRVFEAEPTSFAIEPAQKYFVNVGSVGQPRDGDWRASYVIYDPEEKHLVFRRLEYDLATAQKKIRAAGLPEMLAERLAVGS, from the coding sequence ATGCGCTACGCCATCTTCGGAGACATTCACGCCAACCTGGAAGCCCTCGAAGTGGTGCTGGCCGATGCTCGTGCGCACGGAGTGGCCGAGTTTGTCTGCCTCGGGGATGTGGTGGGCTACAACGCCAACCCCCGGGAATGCCTGCAACTCGTGCGCGACCTCGGTTGTCCGGTGGTCAAAGGGAATCACGATGAAGAGGCCTGCAATGAGCGCCAAATTGACGGGCTCAATCCCTACGCCGAAGAAGCCCTCAACTGGACGCGCAACCAACTGAGCGCGGACGACAAGGGCTGGCTCTCCCAACTCCGCCTGGTCCGGCAAATCCGCGACTTCACAGCCGTCCACGCCACCCTCGATTCCCCGGGCGCTTGGGGCTACGTCATGAATCGCTTCGATGCCATGGCCAGCTTTGCCTACCAATTCACCCCGGTCTGTTTCTGCGGCCACTCCCATGTGGCGGGCGTCTTTGTCAAGGCGGACCGGGTCTTCGAGGCGGAGCCGACCAGCTTTGCCATCGAGCCGGCCCAAAAGTATTTCGTGAACGTCGGGAGCGTAGGCCAGCCGCGCGATGGCGATTGGCGGGCCTCCTACGTCATCTACGATCCCGAGGAAAAACACCTCGTCTTCCGTCGCCTCGAATATGATCTCGCGACCGCGCAGAAAAAGATCCGCGCCGCCGGCCTCCCCGAAATGCTGGCCGAGCGCCTGGCGGTCGGCTCCTAA
- a CDS encoding aldo/keto reductase produces MNLTPTAFGTWSGGRFMHYGEMLEEGRYRDLIRLAYEAGIRTFVTADVYGAGRADAALGEALAGLERESYCLVGMVGHDFEKGAREGSKGYPRFTHPDLRGPRDYASYLREASEKSLERCRAAKFDLVMLHNPDEIGYTHEAVWEGMESVREGGLTEGIGIAPGPANGFVTDLIHCFRTFGSRIDGAMLILNPLEPWPQRHVLPVAEERKIDVLTRVVDYGGIFHGDVRPGHVFKGGDHRGYRPEGWVETGSEKLERMRRVVGHYGLPALHLAGLWNLGMPAVKSLVPTFIQETGESARPIEDKIREFAALPEGLRFTPEEMRKIEEIGENAGCMALKGASTRYQGPQERADQWPMREELLTIAQDHALDPSW; encoded by the coding sequence ATGAATCTGACACCAACTGCTTTTGGGACCTGGAGTGGCGGACGCTTCATGCACTATGGGGAAATGCTCGAGGAAGGGCGCTACCGCGATCTCATCCGTCTGGCCTACGAAGCGGGCATTCGGACTTTTGTGACGGCCGATGTCTACGGCGCGGGTCGGGCGGACGCCGCGCTGGGAGAGGCGCTCGCGGGTTTGGAGCGGGAGAGCTATTGCCTGGTGGGGATGGTGGGGCACGATTTTGAGAAAGGGGCGCGGGAGGGCTCCAAGGGTTACCCCCGGTTCACTCACCCTGACCTGCGTGGACCGCGGGACTACGCGAGCTACCTGCGCGAGGCGAGCGAGAAGAGTCTTGAGCGATGCCGTGCAGCCAAATTTGATTTGGTGATGCTGCACAATCCCGACGAGATCGGCTACACCCACGAAGCGGTTTGGGAGGGGATGGAGTCGGTCCGGGAGGGCGGTTTGACCGAGGGCATCGGCATCGCCCCGGGCCCGGCCAATGGCTTCGTGACGGACCTCATTCACTGCTTCCGCACCTTTGGGTCGAGGATCGATGGAGCCATGTTGATTCTGAATCCGCTGGAGCCGTGGCCGCAGCGGCATGTCCTGCCGGTGGCCGAGGAAAGGAAGATCGATGTGCTGACGCGGGTGGTGGACTATGGGGGGATCTTTCATGGAGATGTCCGCCCGGGGCATGTCTTCAAGGGGGGCGACCATCGGGGCTACCGCCCAGAGGGCTGGGTGGAAACCGGCAGCGAGAAGCTGGAGCGGATGCGGAGAGTGGTCGGCCATTACGGCTTGCCTGCTCTCCACTTGGCGGGGCTTTGGAATCTGGGAATGCCTGCGGTCAAGAGCCTGGTGCCAACCTTCATCCAGGAAACCGGGGAAAGCGCTCGTCCGATCGAGGACAAGATCCGGGAGTTCGCCGCCCTCCCGGAGGGGCTTCGCTTCACGCCGGAGGAGATGAGAAAGATCGAGGAAATTGGTGAGAACGCTGGCTGCATGGCTTTGAAAGGGGCCAGCACCCGCTATCAAGGGCCGCAAGAGCGAGCTGACCAATGGCCCATGCGGGAGGAGCTTCTCACCATTGCCCAAGACCACGCGCTTGACCCAAGCTGGTAA